Part of the Onthophagus taurus isolate NC chromosome 11, IU_Otau_3.0, whole genome shotgun sequence genome is shown below.
TTAAAGGTAGCATAGGTTTTACGGTTTTAAAGTATTCGCTATAGATAAATTTAGTATCGTTAAgtaattttgtgataaaaactTGTGATGCATCAGGACCCGTGtaagtttcaaatttattataactatCATCCACTGTGGATACTATGTAATATGCGAAACTATAGGGTAAATGCATCTCAATTTTTTCGGTGAAAGATTGGGTTGAATTGGGTTCACAATGCTGGATCGGTAGTAAAAGAGCCTCAAAATCCGCATAAATCACAAACGGGCACATTTGAGTGaatttatagttattgaattctaaaatattttgcggGGTTAATTGtccaaaaaaatttggtgTTGGTTTTACATCTTTCGATGGTATGATGGTCATTTTATGGTTACAATCATTAAGTTGATGTACCTGCAGCTTATTAACGGATGGAAATCGTAATAAACAACCATCACATATGTAATTCGCATGTTCGTGGTTTGAAAGCCGACTAGAAATAAGTCGTGAtaggttttttattaaaacgaaatgACCTATaccgtttttaaataaatataggaGATTAATATGTATATCCCGACGTCgtttagtaaaataaattggtcctTCCACCGTGCATCCACCATAATTATCTACAACTAATTCATAAAcattaatacttaaattattcattaattctattttaactAAGTCCTTTAAATGAACTGGGAACATTATACCATTTAAATTAAGTACTGTGCTATAATGTGGATAGCTAGAAATCCGATCCTGAGTAAAATCGGTGGGATAGAGGGCCGCTGTCAAACACCACGCTAAACATGCATCATCAtcatagtttttaatattgatacATGCATGTTTTTTAGCGATTTGCTCTGGAAGTCGGATGTATGATGACCCAGACAGCGGCtcatatttattgatattaagcAGAAGGTTGGATATAGCTAAGAAAGCCCAACCAGATCCACGCTCCTGAAACTCCTCACtctgatttaaaatatcacgAGTCATGTCATTGTACACCGCATCCAACTCCGTAGTAGGtgtaataactttaaattttgaattaaaatttttttccgaaACAAGCACACCCTCTAAGTTATCATCACCGTTTTCATCTGGATcggatttaatgaaaaatgctAATAGTTCAATTTGAACtttaatagaattaaatttacctATACTATCCATAATTAATCTAAATACAACATTACCACATTTCTTTAAGTATGATGGTATGTCATCATCGCGCGTTGCACCTTTCACTCTATAAACGGCGATGCGGTTTTTAAAACATGTAGCTATCATTTCCACATCGTTTTCACCATCAACCGGAGATACATGTTCAGCGCAAAGATGCGCTCGAAGTGTTGAAATTGATGGGAACATTTTAGCGCAGATTCCACATTCCTTAAACTTAGAGCTTGAAGAGGTTGTAGCCGCAACATCAACGACATCGGCAGCGGATGTTGAAGGTATAGGTCCAGGAACATCCACAGCGGATGTTGAAGGTGTAGGTCCCACATCCATCAAACCATGATTTACATTTTGCAAATGGcgtaaaagatttttctttaaagtgAATACTTGATTACAGAATTCGCATGAAAACATTGTACACTTTGTTATTGTAGGAACTAGTATTAAAGTGACGCATTAGGTCGCATAAGCCGGCTTTTATGTGTGTGTGTGGGGGGAGGTGTTATTGTCATCATGTGGTTTGCACGACATTTCCAAATATTGCATCACATAAAAGTTAATCTCACATATGTTTTCCGAACAAAATCGTCTAACTAAATCCAACTTATCCTTTGAAAACTTAGATGATGAGGAAGATGAGGTcattataaaatgtatataatttttaagatttaaattatcCAATATATTCaatttgtatgaaattaaaaCCGTCTTGGATAAAATTTCACGCACATCTTCCAAGGTTAGCATTATTGGtataaaatatctatttttaGATCCCAcatcatcaacatcatcaCCATCTTCATGTTCATATGTTATGTGAATATAATTATCACCATCTACACCATCGTTAGCAGCAACTCTAAGAATTCCTTCAGCTAATGGGATTGTTTCATATGAAAAGTTTAAATTGAAGTGGATGAGCTTAAGcgtatttattaatatcatccAATCATCCCTCAGCAATGTGATTAAATGATTTTGggattcaattaattttgaggttaattttacaCAGGTTATAAAACCTCTCGCAGCACTAATTCCaactttaatacaaaaattttcagTGGAAAAGTCCGTCtcaccaataaatttattttctttctctatAGCAGCCTGAGACTGTTTCCACTGTTTATTCAGTGAGGTCCAGTAAGAGATTTCATCAGAAATTTTACAAATGCTGGTAGCATCCATTTCGCAAAGAGATTGAATGTAAACTAAATCGATTGATCGATGTTGACTCCTTTATATTTcatgtcaaacattttttaatattcagcGGGAATTGGTAGTTTGTATGAAATGATCGCAGATAATACATATTTAAGTTGATCTAATAGAGATTTATAGGGGCAAGATAtacctaaaataaataaacttttatctAAACTATCTGTAACTTCCTTTAAATATTCATCATAACGAAtaattttatctccaacgatGAAATTCAATAAACCATCAGGTGTTTTGTATACTCCATTAAATTTCGTTGGCATCCCAGGAAATAGATCGACAACTgatgtaataattttgtttctatTGTAAAATGACTCATCCACCCCAATCGCATaaatatcatcaaaaaatatatatgttaatCCATAATTACTCGTTACAACACCTCTAACCTTAGATTGATCATTTAAACCTAAATCAGTTTCTGAAAATTTCCATTTATAGCGTATGGTTATACTagcaatttcaattatatagATTGTATCACGtatgataaatataaattgaccGTTAGGACCTATCGAAACTACATAATCATCATCCTCTTTTAAAACCCCTCTTAAAGGACGTATCCAATCCACAATGTTTACAGGTTTAGACCAAATtggtttttttgtttttagatcGATTAACCAAACCCATTGTTTATAGAAtacataaatttgtttattgtaaattaaaaatcctgaaAACTTATTGTCCACATCACATACCTCCGCGTGTGCTAGATTCGACAATGTTGGTGTTGAAGATGTAGATGTTAGGGAATGTGTAATATAGGCGGGGGGTGTTGTATTTAACGTAGGTGTTGGATTAACAGTGGTGGTTACACTTTCTGTTGAATTTCCAtataattgttgtatattataaatatcttCACGACTTAAcgtgaaattttcaatatttatgttaCCATAAATCGGATGCATCACCGAGTTGAGTCGTACATTATGATGTAATCCTAAGGCGTGCCCTATTTCATGCACCATAACTAGaaataggttatgtttaccTTCTATTGTGGTATTGGTTATATCCCAATCTTCATCTAAATCTACATGAATTTCAACtttggattttttaatatgtggATAGTATGCGTGAGCTAACACGCGCCCTTTACCATCTAAAGAACTCCGACAATATATCGTTGAATTTCGTATACACGTATGATTTTTCGATAGGAAACCTATTAAAATATTAGCGCCCGCAAACGTCCTTTCAAACTTTACGTTAATGTATTTAGACCAAACGTTAAAGGCTCTTTCCACCACGGTTGTAAAACCGGGATATGAAGATGTGTATACATTCCATCTAAGTGTTGATAGATTCCATCTTCGAGTCGTGATTGGTTTGGAACttaaattttcgaataaaTCCACATTACCACATCTAGGCGTCCAAAGTAACTCCAAGGTGTCAAAATTTGCTTGTCCTGTGATTGGgagattaaaatatttttggaaattatttataccatccCTCAACATTTCATTCTCAGTTTTATGCACGCTTATTTTACCAGTACCAGCATTAGCATCTTGTCTGATATAACCATACTTATCtagaatattataaatttccaCTTCATGCTCGGTTAGCAACCCCGTGATATGTCTTAACATATACATCCAAAGAATCAACAATAATACcttcatatttaaaatttttttccacgTCTACACTGTGTGAGAGTTAGTGAGTAAATGATTAAATATCAAGAGGTTATcgatttatataattattatggataaaataaaaaaatagtttccaataaaaaagtaatatttatttatttacatagaATTTACCAATATATACATCTTTAGAACGAACGATTAACAGAATACATCTCTAGAGCGGGTACTacacaaacattttttaaaattaacacaatatCTAGAGCGAACGATTAACAGCATACATCTCTAGAGCGGGTActacacaaaaatttttttaaaataaacacattGTTTTGAGAACAGATTGCTGGGGCACTAATGTGGAACCAGCACGGAGTgatggttaa
Proteins encoded:
- the LOC139431745 gene encoding macrophage metalloelastase-like encodes the protein MKVLLLILWMYMLRHITGLLTEHEVEIYNILDKYGYIRQDANAGTGKISVHKTENEMLRDGINNFQKYFNLPITGQANFDTLELLWTPRCGNVDLFENLSSKPITTRRWNLSTLRWNVYTSSYPGFTTVVERAFNVWSKYINVKFERTFAGANILIGFLSKNHTCIRNSTIYCRSSLDGKGRVLAHAYYPHIKKSKVEIHVDLDEDWDITNTTIEGKHNLFLVMVHEIGHALGLHHNVRLNSVMHPIYGNINIENFTLSREDIYNIQQLYGNSTESVTTTVNPTPTLNTTPPAYITHSLTSTSSTPTLSNLAHAEVCDVDNKFSGFLIYNKQIYVFYKQWVWLIDLKTKKPIWSKPVNIVDWIRPLRGVLKEDDDYVVSIGPNGQFIFIIRDTIYIIEIASITIRYKWKFSETDLGLNDQSKVRGVVTSNYGLTYIFFDDIYAIGVDESFYNRNKIITSVVDLFPGMPTKFNGVYKTPDGLLNFIVGDKIIRYDEYLKEVTDSLDKSLFILGISCPYKSLLDQLKYVLSAIISYKLPIPAEY